The nucleotide window GGGAAGTGGACGGGGTGCCCTCGGCGGGGCCGCCGGCCGTGGCCGACTCCTTGCCGCCCTGGTAACCCGACAGGAGCTGGATGACCTGCTGCCGCACCCGGTTGAGGTCGGCGCCAAGCTTCACCAGCACCTGCGCGGCCACGCCCTCACCCTCGCGGATCAGGCCGAGCAGGATGTGCTCCGTACCGATGTAGTTGTGGCCGAGCTGGAGGGCCTCACGGAGCGACAGCTCCAGGACCTTCTTGGCACGAGGGGTGAAGGGGATGTGGCCGGACGGGGCCTGCTGGCCCTGGCCGATGATCTCCTCCACCTGCTGGCGGACCGCCTCAAGCGAAATGCCGAGGCTCTCCAGGGCCTTAGCGGCGACACCCTCACCCTCGTGGATCAGACCCAGGAGGATGTGCTCGGTGCCGATGTAGTTGTGGTTGAGCATCCGGGCTTCTTCCTGAGCCAGGACGACAACCCGCCGCGCGCGGTCGGTGAACCTCTCGAACATCGTTAATCGCTCCTCAGAGCGGTCAGGCAGATCGGGGCCGGTCCCCTCCCTGTCCTTCCGCATGCTAGTCCCGGCGAGCGGGACAGCTCACTTCAACCGTCGACACCCGTGCGGGGCTTCCTGCCCCGTACAGCCGACAACAGCTCCAACCCGATGGTGCGAGACGATGTTCCCGCAGGCCAGGCGGATGAACCTTTATCCAGTACGCCCATGGCGAACGCCCTGCTCAGCGACACGCCAGCCCGATTCCCGTAGGTACCCGTCCCTTGGGGCCGATGTCCCTCTCGTTGCCTTTCCCCACACCTTTTTCCTACCCGCACGGCGGGAGGGTCCATGCGGCGCACAACCGCTGCTCCGCTACCAGCGAACAACCTTGCGCCGGAGCCCGCACCACCGTGCGCCGGAAATTCCGCGTCGCGCTTTCACTACGGTACGTATCCGCTGACGCACCGTTCGTAACCCTTGCGCGGAACGGGAGTTGCTCCGGACATGGAGAACGACGCGGTGGAGGAGGCGGCCGTCCGGCTCTGGTACGAGCGGGAGATGGGCTGGCCGGTCACGGGCGGGCGGCCGGCCGGGCTGGTCACCGGGGTGCGCTTCGACGTCCTGGACGTACCGGCCGCCGCGGGGCGGGCGGTGCTGCGTCGCCTGCCCCGCACCGGTCCGGCCGCGCTGGCCGGCGACCGGATCTGGCTGCTGGTGGCGGCGGGCGGCGCCGAGGAGCTGCCCGGGCTGCTGGACTGGCTGGACTGGGGCGGCGTGGCGCTCGACCTGACCGCCCGGGGTGCCGGTGACCAGGTGCGCGCCCCCGCGCTCCCGGGGCGCCCCCCGCACCGCGGCGGGCCGGTGTGGCTGCGTCCGCCCGTGCGCGGGTGCGCGGTGGAGATGACGCTGCCCGCGCTGACCCTGGCGTGCGGCCCCGCCGGTCCGGCGGCCGACGGCCCGGTCGGGCTGGTGCCGCTGGTCGGCGTGGTGGCGACCGAATGCCACCGGAACCGGCTCTTCCCGGCGGATCCGCCGGGCTCCACACCACCGCGCGCGCCGGTATCCGCCCCCGCGTGCGTACCGGCGCCCCCGATGGCGCGCGGTCGGCTCCGGCCGCGTGCCCTCATCTGAACGTGCCGTGCTCCCCCGCCGGCCGGACCGCGGTACGCCGTCGCCCCGCGTACCCCGTGCCGTGCGCCGGACGGATCAGCCGTGCGCCTTCTCGTACGCCTCGCGGATGCTGGCGGGGACCCGGCCGCGGTCGTTGACCTCGTAGCCGTTCTCCTTCGCCCAGGCGCGGATCTTGGCGGTGTCGGCGCTGCCGGCGGCCGGGCGCGCGGCGCGGCCACGGCCACGGGAAGCACGGCCGCCGACCCTGCGACCGGCTTCCACGTAGTCGGCGAGCAGGCCGCGCAGCTTGTCCGCGTTTTCCGTGGAGAGGTCGATCTCGTACTGAGCGCCGTCGAGAGCGAACGTGACCGTCTCGTCGGCCTCGCCGCCGCTGATGTCGTCAACGAGAAGGACCTGGACCTTCTGTGCCACGGGCTTCCCTTTCATCGATATGGTCCGGGGAGACCCCGGGATAAAGCAGTACGGGTAAAAGGAAACCGCTTTTCCGCGGAAAACTCAAACCCTTGGACGAGGAGAGACCGCGCACCTGTACGGCCGACGCGCCTTCCGAGTGCGCGATTCGGACATACGGCATAGGCGATCACAGTTGCAAGAGCATCCGGGTGTTGCCCAGGGTGTTCGGCTTCACTCGTTCGAGGTCGAGGAACTCGGCGACGCCCTCGTCATAGGAACGGAGCAGCTCGCTGTAGACATCGGTGTCGACCGGGGTCTCGCCGATCTCCACGAAGCCGTGCTTGGCGAAGAACTCCACTTCGAAGGTGAGGCAGAAAATGCGCCGCACTCCCAGCCAACGGGCGGTCTGCAACAGCTTGCCGAGCACCTGGTGGCCGACGCCCTTGCCGTGCTGGTCAGGGCGGACCGCGAGGGTACGGACCTCGGCGAGGTCCTCCCACATGACATGGAGCGCGCCGCAGCCGACCACCTCGGCGTCCATGTCGCGCTCGGCCACCCAGAACTCCTGGATGTCCTCGTAAAGCGTCACCGTGGGCTTGTCGAGCAGGATCCGGTCGCGGACATACCCGTCCAGCAACTGGCGCACGGCCCGCACATCGCCGGTCCTGGCCCGGCGGATCGTGACGTCATTCGAGACTTCGCGGCTTGTGGACATAGCCGGACGTTATCGCCCGGGACCTTCCGGGGCGGCGGCGGGTTCATCGGGCGGGGCTTCGGGCTGGACGATGCGCGAGGCGTCCCGCAAGGCTTCCCGCTGTTCCGGCGACATCATGCTGAAGAACTGGACGAGGGCGGCGGCCGGGTTGTCGCTGGCCGCCCACGCCTCGTGCATCAGTGCGGCCGAGTAGGCGGCCCGGGTGGAAACCGCCTCATATCGATAGGCCCGGCCTTCGTGTTCCCGGCGCAGCCAGCCCTTGTGATGCAGGTTGTCCATTACGGTCATCACCGTGGTGTAGGCGATGGACCGTTCCCGCTGCAGGTCCTCCAGGACTTCACGGACGGTGACCGGGCGGTTCCACTGCCACACCCTGGTCATGACCGCGTCTTCGAGATCTCCCAATGGCCGGGGCACACCTGAATACTAGTGGCAAATGTCTGGTTTGCCGCTTTTATTCGTTCAGCTGTCACGGGCCGGGCCGGCCGGGCCCTGCTGCTGGGCGCCCTCGGCGCGGGCCAGCGCGGCGTCGACCAGCGCGTCCTCCTTGGCCTTGTTGGCGCCGCCCTGGTTCTTGATGATCGTCACGACCAGGGCGGTGAAGGCCACCGCCATCACGATGGGCGGCAAGAGCGCGGAGACGTAGTCCACGGTTCGCTCAACTCCTTCTCCGGGCGCGAACGGGCCTCACCAGAGTAGCCAGCGCGGCCGGGTCCGCCCGCGCAGGGTCGCCCGGCGGGTCCCCGGCCGCGGTCAGACCACCGCGCGACCGCCCGGCACCGGCCGGACCCGCTGCTGCGGCGGCGGCTCACGGCGCCGGGGCGGGAAGACCTCGGCGGGGGTGGGCACCTTGCGGTCGCGTTCCGGGGCGGACGGGCGCGCCGGTCCGGCGGGCCGGCCCGGCTCGGACGGCTGGGCCGGGGCGGAGGGCTCCTCGCGGGCGGGCCGGGCCGGGCGCCCCGGACGCGGCGCGGCGCCGGGGGACGGACGGCGCTCCGGGCCCGGCTCGTCCTCACCGCGCTCCCCCGCCACCGGCGCCAGGGCCGAGCCACCCCGGCCGCGCCCGCGTCCGCCGGGCAGCGCCAGCAGCCGTACCCGGGGACCGGGGGTACGGCCGGCGAACCGGTCCCTGACCGCCCGTTCGGCCAGCTCCTCGCAGCGGCGCCGGACGCCCTCCCGCCGGCAGGACTCGGCAGGGGTGCACGGCAGCCGGCACAGCCGGCGGACCGCGGCGAGGTCGTCGGGCGCGGGCGGATAGCCGTGGTCGAGCGCGGCGGCGAGCCGGTCCAGGTAGTCGGCGGCGGTGCCGGGCAGGGCGTCGCGGTAGCGGGCGAGGTCGGCCAGGAGGAAGGCGCGCAGCCGGTCGCCCTCGCGCACCGCCTCGTCCACCGCCGCCGTCAGCCGCGCGTACTCGTGCGCATCGGCGGCGGGCACGTCGTCGGGCGCGGTACGCAGGGCCACGGCGAGCGCGCGGCGGAGCACTCGCAGCTCCTCCGCGCTGAACGCCATGCCGCCTCGGGGTCCGTGTGGCGTGGGCATGCGCCGACTTTACGTACTAAACGGACAAACGTGGCGGATTGCGCCGCTGCGGTGTGTCTGCCGGCCTCCCCGGCCGGGGAGGCCGACGGCGCCGGGTCAGGAGACCGAGACGTTCCGCTCGTACACCAGGCGCAGCCCGATCAGGGTCAGCCACGGCTCGTGGTAGTCGATGATGGACGCCTCGCCGAGGACCAGCGGGGCCAGCCCGCCGGTGGCGATCACCGTGACGTCGTCCGGGTCGTCCGCCAGCTCCCGGGCCATCCGCTCGCCGATGCCGTCCACCTGGCCGGCGAAGCCGTACAGGATGCCGGACTGCATCGCCTCCACCGTGCTCTTGCCGATCACGCTGCGCGGCCGGGCCAGCTCGATCTTGCGCAGCTGGGCGCCACGCACCCCGAGGGCGTCCACCGAGATCTCGATGCCGGGGGCGATGGCGCCGCCCACGTACTCGCCGCGCGCGGAGACCGCGTCGAAGGTGGTCGCGGTGCCGAAGTCGACCACGATGCACGGGCCCCGGTACAGATGGGCGGCGGCCAGCGCGTTGATGATGCGGTCGGCGCCGACCTCCTTGGGGTTGTCCATCAGGATCGGCACCCCGGTCTTGATCCCCGGCTCCACCAGCACCGAGGGCACGTCGCCGTAGTAGCGCCGGGTCACCTCGCGCAGCTCGTGGAGGACGGAGGGGACGGTGGAGCAGATCGAGATCCCGTCGATCCCGTCCCCCAGCTCGTCGCCGAGCAGCGGATGCATCCCCATCAGGCCCTGGAGCAGCACCGCCAGCTCGTCCGCGGTGCGCCGCGCGTCGGTGGAGATCCGCCAGTGCTCGACGATCTCCTCGCCGTCGAAGAGCCCGAGGACGGTGTGGGTGTTGCCGACGTCGATGGTGAGGAGCACGGCTCAGCCCGCCCGCAGGTCGAGGCCGATGTCCAGGACCCGGGCGGAGTGGGTCAGGGCGCCCACCGCCAGGTAGTCGATGCCGGTCTCGGCGTACGCCCGGGCGTTGTCCAGCGTCAGCCGGCCGGAGGACTCCAGCATCGCGCGCCCGGCCACCAGCGCCACCGCCTCGGCGGTCTCGGCCGGGGTGAAGTTGTCCAGCAGGATCAGGTCGGCCCCCGCGTCCAGCACCTCCCGCACCTGGTGCAGGGTGTCCACCTCGACCTCGATCGCCAGGTCCGGGAACTCCTCGCGGACCTTGCGGAACGCCTCGGCCACCCCGCCGGCCGCCACCACGTGGTTGTCCTTGACCAGCGCCGCGTCCGACAGCGACATGCGGTGGTTGACCCCGCCGCCGCAGCGCACCGCGTACTTCTGGAGCGCCCGCAGGCCCGGGGTGGTCTTGCGGGTGTCGCGCACCCGCGCCCCGGTGCCGGCCAGCGCGTCCGCCCAGGCCCGGGTGGCGGTGGCGATGCCGGACAGGTGGCACAGCAGGTTGAGCGCGCTGCGTTCGGCGGTGAGCAGGTCGCGGGTACGGGTGCGGACGCTCAGCAGCACCTGGCCGGCCTCGACCCGGTCGCCGTCGGCGACGTGCCGCTCCACCTCGAACTCCTCGGTGCACACCACGGAGAGCACGGCCTCGGCGATGTGCAGCCCGGCCACCACGCCGGCCTCGCGGGCGGTGAAGTCGCCCACCGAGACGGCCTCTTCGGGGATGGTGGCCACCGTGGTGACGTCCACCCCGTGGTCCAGGTCCTCCTCGATCGCCAGGTGGGCGATGTCCTCGACCTGGACCGGGTCGAGCCCGGCCTCGACGATCAGCTGGGCCAGGTCGGGGTCGAGGCCGCACTCCAGCGGGTCCAGGTCGTACGCGTCGTCCCCGCCGCAGCCGCAGGAGTCACCGCAGCGCGCAGCGCTTCCGTCAAGGGTGGTGGGCGACGGGTGGGCGCAGCCACCGCCCGCGGTGACCGGGCTCTGGCCGGGACGGCCGATCTGGAGCAGGGGGAGGTCGGGGTTGCTCATCAGCGGTGCTCCCTGGAAGGGGTGGTTACGGGTGGGAAGTCGGCGGCCGGGGTGGGCGTGACGGTCAGCGTCCGCTCCGGGCCGAGACGGACGACCAGGTGGCGCCGCCAGGTGTCGTCGTCGCGCTCGGGGAAGTCCTCCCGCCAGTGGCAGCCGCGGGTCTCCTCGCGGCGGCTCGCGGCGGCCACCAGTACCCGGGCGACCAGGCAGAGGTTGGTCGCCTCCCAGGTCTCCACGCACGGCTCGGCGGTCTTGCCGTCCCGGGCCAGCTCCTCGGCGGCCCGGTCGTGCAGCCCGGCCAGGGCGGCGGCGGCCCGGTCGAGGCTGGCCGCGCTGCGCAGCACACCCGCGCCCTCGGTCATGATCCGCTGGATCTCGTACCGGGCGGCGTGCGGCAGCAGCGCGTCCCGGGCCGGGGCGGGGGCCACCGCGGGGCCGGGGCGGACGGTGCGCGAGGTGATGTCCGCGGCGATCCGCTCGGCGAACACCAGCCCTTCCAGCAGGGAGTTGGAGGCCAGCCGGTTGGCGCCGTGCACCCCGGTGCAGGCCACCTCGCCGCAGGCGTACAGGCCCGGGACGGTGGTGCGGCCGTGGCGGTCGGTGCGGACGCCGCCGGAGGCGTAGTGGGCCGCCGGGGCCACTGGGATCGGCTCGGTCACCGGGTCGATGCCGTGCGCGCGGCAGGCGGCCAGGATGGTGGGGAAGCGCTCGGCCCACATCCGGGCGCCGAACATCCGGCCGTCCAGGTACATGTGGTCGGTGCCGGTCTCCTGCATCCGGCGCGTGATGCCCTTGGCCACGATGTCGCGCGGGGCCAGTTCGGCCAGTTCGTGGCGGCCCACCATGAAGCGCGTGCCGTCGGCGTCCACCAGGTGGGCGCCCTCGCCCCGGACCGCCTCGGAGACCAGCGGCTGCTGCCCCTCGGCGTCCGGGCCGAGCCACAGCACGGTCGGGTGGAACTGGACGAACTCCAGGTCGGAGACCTCGGCCCCGGCGCGCAGCGCGAGCGCCACCCCGTCCCCGGTGGAGACCGGCGGGTTGGTGGTGGCCGAGAAGATCTGGCCCATGCCGCCGGTGGCCAGCACCACGGCCGGGGCGCGCACCGCGCCGACGCCGTCGCGCCGCCCCTCCCCCATCACGTGCAGGGTGACCCCGGCCGCGTGTCCGTCGGCGTCGGTGAGCAGGTCGAGGACGAGGGCGTTCTCCACGGTCTCGATGTCGCTCGCGCGGACCGCGGCGACCAGGGCGCGGGAGATCTCGGCGCCGGTGGCGTCCCCGCCGGCGTGCGCGATACGGCGGCGATGGTGGCCGCCCTCGCGGGTGAGGAGGATCTCGCCGGCCGCGGAGGTGTCGAAGCGGGCGCCGGTGCCGATCAGCCGCCGTACGGCGTCCGGGCCCTCGGTGACCAGCAGGCGTACCGCGTCCTCGTCGCACAGGCCGGCGCCGGCCACCAGGGTGTCGTCCAGGTGCTGGCCGGGGGTGTCGCCGTCGCCCAGGGCCGCCGCTATGCCGCCCTGCGCCCAGCGGGTGGAGCCGTCGTCGAGGCGGGCCTTGGTCACCACGGTGACCTTGGCCCCGGCGGCGGCGCACCGCAGCGCGGCGGTGAGGCCGGCCACACCGGAGCCGACGACGACCACGTCGGCGTCGATGGCCCAGCCGGGCGCGGGGGCGTTGAGTCGTATGCCGGTCATCGAGCCGCTCCGAGCTCCGCCTGGCGTGGTCGGTGCGCGACGTCCGGCGGGAATTCCAGGGGGATGTTGTCGATCAGTCGGGTGGTGCCCACCGTGGCGGCGACCGCGAGGACGGCGGGGCCGGTGTGGTCGTCGGGTGCCTCGGTGAAGTCGGCGGGGTCGATCAGCGCCAGGTAGTCCAGGCCGACGCCGTCGGCGCCGAAGAGCACGTCCGCCGCCGCCGCGCGGACCGCGGCCGGCCCGTGCGGCACGGCGTCGCGGCCGGCGAACAGGGCGCGGGAGAGGACGAGGGCCCGGGTGCGCTCGGCGGCGGTGAGGTAGCGGTTGCGGCTGGAGAGCGCGAGGCCGTCGGGTTCGCGGACGGTGGGGACGGCGGCTATCTCCACGCCGAAGTTCAGGTCGGCCGCCATGCGCCGGATCAGGGCGAGCTGCTGGGCGTCCTTCTGGCCGAAGAAGGCCACGTCGGGCCGGGTCAGGTGGAGCAGCTTGGCGACCACGGTGAGCATGCCGTCGAAGTGGCCGGGGCGGGAGGCGCCCTCGTACCGCTCGCCCATCGGTCCGGCGGTGATCCGTACCCGCGGCTCGCCGCCGGGGTAGACCTCGGCGACGGAGGGCGCGAAGACCACGTCGGCGCCGGCCGCGCGGGCCACCTCCAGGTCGGCGTCGAGGGTACGGGGGTAACGGTCGAGGTCCTCGCCGGGGCCGAACTGGAGCGGGTTGACGAAGACGGTGACCACGACGCGGCCGTCGGGGACGCGTTCGCGGGCGGTACGGATGAGCGTGGCGTGGCCCTCGTGGAGGGCGCCCATGGTCATCACGACGGCGACGCGGGGGCGGCCGGCGGGGTTCGGGGACGGGACCGCGGCGGCCAGTTCCCGCGCGGTGCGCACCAGTTGGGTCATGCCGTACCTCCGTCGGCCGGGCCGCCGTCGGCCAGGACGCCGAGCAGCGCCTCGGCGGCTTCCGCCTTGAGTGTTCCGTTGGCCAGCGCCCGGTCGGCGGTGGCCCGTGCCATGGCCAGGTAGGAGGCCACGGTCTGCGGCGCGTGCCGGCGCAGCTCGGTGATGTGCGCGGCCACGGTACCGGCGTCGCCGCGGGCGACCGGACCGGTCAGCGCGTCGTCGCCGGAACGCAGCGCGTTGTCCAGGGCGGCGCCGAGCAGCGGGCCGAGCATCCGGCCGGGGTTCTGCACGCCGGCCGCGGTCAGCAGGTCGCGGGCCTGGGCGACGAGGGTGACCAGGTGGTTGGAGCCGATCGCCAGCGCCGCGTGGTACAGCGGGCGGACCTCCTCGGGGATCCACTCCGGCTCGCCGCCCATCTCGACCACCAGCGCCTCGGCGGCCAGCCGCAGCTCCTCGGGGGCGGTCACCCCGAACGGGCAGCCGGCCAGCCGCTGTACGTCCACGGCGGTGCCGGTGAACGTCATCGCCGGGTGGATCGCCAGCGGCAGCCCGCCCGCCCGGCGCGCCGGATCGAGCACGGCCACCCCGTGGCGTCCCGAGGTGTGCACCACGAGCTGCCCGGGGCGTACCGCGCCGGTCTCGGCCAGACCGCGCACCAGGTCCGGCAACGCGTCGTCGGGCACGGTCAGCAGCACCAGGTCCGACATGGCCAGCACCCGCGCCGGGTCGACCAGCGGCACCTCGGGCAGCAACGCGGCGGCCCGGCGCCGGGAGGCGTCCGAGACGCCGGACGCGGCCACCGGCCGGTGGCCGGCCAACTGCAACGCCGCGGCCAGCGCCGGCCCGACCCGCCCGGCGCCGACGACGCCGACAGCGAGCCGCGCCGGCCGTGACCCGGCGGACGTGGTGGGGCGGGGGGTGTTCACCGGCGGTGCCTTCCGTTCCAGTCCTCGCGGGGTACCGGACGTCACTGGCCCCCCATGCTACGTGAGCCCGTCCGCCCCCTGTCGGGCGGCGGACGGGCGGTACGCCGGAGTTGCCCGGTGCCGCCGGGCGGGCGGTTGGGCTCACCCCCGCGCGCCCCGGGCGGAGTACGGGCGCGCTGCCCCCGGACCGCCGGGCGGGCGGGTGCCGCCACGGATGCCCAGTCGGGGGCAGCCGCCCTAGATGATTGAGTCCAAGGGGTGTCGTCGCTATCAGAGGCGGTTCAGGTCAGTGCATGAGTGCGGGCGCGGATTCGGTACCGCCGTCGCCGGTGGCTTCTGCCTGGGTGGGGGGCTTGGCGTTGACCAGGACGGCGGCCAGGAGGGCTGCGAGGAGGAGGACGGCGACGGACCACCAGAAGCCGGTGGTGTAGCCGTGGACCAGGCCGTCCAGCTGTACGGCTTGGGTGGTAGTGCGTCCGGCGAGGTAGCCGGCGGTGGCGGAGGCGGCGAGGGTGTTGAGCAGGGCGATGCCGACGGCGCCGCCGATCTGCTGGGCGGTGTTGACCAGGGCGGAGGCCGCTCCGGCGTCCTCGGGGCGGACGCCGTGCGTGGCCATGGAGACGGCGGGCATGAGGGCGGCGCCGCTGCCGAGGCCGAAGAGGAGGACGCCGGGCAGGACGATGGCCAGGTAGTTGGTGTGCGGGGTGATGAGGGTGAGCAGGGCCATGCCCGCGGCCGCGGTAATCAGGCCGGAGAGCATCACGGTGCGGGGCCGGAAGCGGATCGAGGCGCGGGCAGCGAGTTGGACGGCGCCGATGATCATGCCGAGGCCCATGGGGACGAAGGCGAGGCCGGTCTTGAGGGCGGAGTAGCCCAGGACGGTCTGGAAGTAGTAGGTCAGGAAGAGGAAGTCGGCGAAGAGGGCGACCACGGTGAGCCCGGCGACGAGGAAGGCTCCGGCGCGGTTGCGTTCGGTGACGATACGCAGGGGGAGCAGCGGGTCCTTGGTCTTGGTCTGGACGAGGACGAAGGCGGCGAGCAGGACGACGGCGGCGATGCCGGGCACGACGGTGAGGGGGGCGGACCAGCCGGCGTGCTCGGCGTTGGCGAAGGCGTAGACCAGCAGGGCCAGGCCCGCGGTGGACAGAACGACGCCGGGGATGTCGAGGCGGGTGCGCGGGCCGGCGGCCTTGATCTCGGGGATGACGCGGGCACCGCCGATGAAGGCGACGGCGGCGATGGGCACGTTGACGAGCAGAGTCCAGCGCCAGGTGGCGTACTCGGTGAGCAGGCCGCCCATGACGACGCCGAGGACGCCGCCCGCGCCGGCGATGGCGCCGTAGATGCCGAACGCCTTGGCGCGCTCCTTCGGTTCGGTGAACATCGAGGCCAGCAGGGAGAGGGCGGCGGGGACCAGGAGCGCGGCGAAAGCGCCCTGTCCGGCGCGGGCGATGAAGAGGGCCGGGCCTCCGGTGGCGGCGCCGCCAATGGCCGAGACCACGGCGAAGCCGGCCAGACCGGTGAGGAAGGTGCGCTTGCGGCCCCACTGGTCGGCGATCTTGCCGCCGAGCAGGAGTAGGCCCCCGAAGGCGAGCGCGTAGGCGGTGATCACCCACTGCCGGTTGGCGTCGCTGATGCCCAGGTCGGCCTGGGCGGTAGGCAGGGCGATGTTGACGATCGTGCCGTCCAGGGCCGTCATGAGCTGGGCGATGACGATGAACGTCAGCGCCTGCCAGCGGCGGGGGTAGAGGTGGGTCTCGGGCGTGGACATGGCAGTGGGGTTCCTCTGAGTCGGCTTCGGTGCGTGGCGGGGCGCGTGGGGGTGGCGGACGGTCGCGCCGTCCTCGCCCCTCTCTGTGGTCACGGGTATTGCTCACGTTTTCCGTGACTCCAACGCTAAGCGCACGTCACGGAAAAACGCAAGCTGTACCATGAGGGCATGAAGGAGACCGAGCGCGTCGATGTCGCCCTGCCCCCCGCCCCAGGCGCCGACCGTCACCTGTCCCTGGACTTCGCGGACAGTGTGGCGACCCTGCCTGGCGACCAGGGGTACGACCTGCTGGCCGTCCCCGACTCCGCCGTGCGCTGGCTCGCCGACCACGACCTGGCGCAGCCCGACGTGGAGATGCACGCCGTGTGCGCGCAGCGCATGCGAACGCTGCGTGAACACGTACGCGCCCTGTTCGCAGCCCACGTCGAAGGCATCGTCCCGCCGGACCGGTCCGTACGCGCCTTGAACGAGGCGCTGACCCGCGTGCCCGCCGTGCCCACTCTCGCCTGGGATGCGGCACAGGGTGCGCACCGCGTCCAGCCGCACCCCACCTCCCAGGCCGTGGACCACGCCTTCGCGCTCCTGGCGGCCGACGCGGCAGACCTGCTCACCGGGCCGGACGCTGATCGCCTCGCGGCCTGCGGCGCCCCGTCCTGCGACCGCTTCCTGGTGCGCACCCACGGCCGCCGGCATTGGTGCTCCACTCGGTGCGGCGACCGCGTCCGGGCCGCCCGAGCCCGCCGGAGCAGCACGACGGAACACGTTAAATAGTCGAATATTCGGTTACTCTGTGTGGCGTGGATCAACATGGCGGACGGGTCAGGACATGCCCTCAGTGGTCGTACGCGATCAGCGACCGCTTTACCGGCTGATCGGTCTTGTCGTTGTGCCAGACCACCGCGGTCAGTGCCAGGATGCGCGACAAGATCCGCACCACTACCCCGGCGGGGCTCTTGCCGCCGTGTCGTTCCAGGTCCAACTGGCCCTTGAAGGTCTGGTTGATCGACTCGATCACCTGGCGCAACGGCTTGAACAGGTGCGCCCCGGACCGCTCGGCCTCGCCCCTGCGGGCCGGGCGCAGCAGCACCAGGTGACGCTCCGCGAGGTCGAGCTCGAACTCGCGGCCGTAGTAGTTCTTGTCGCCGATGATCGTCTGGCCGGGATGGCTCGCCGCGACGTCGGGCGCGGTGTCGAGCATGTCGCGCAGCGTCTCACGCTCGTCGGCCTTCGCGCCCGTAAGCGCGAAGAGCACCGGTAGCCCGGAAAGGGTGCACACCAGGTGCAGCCGCAGGCCCCAGAAGTAGCGCGAGTGCGACGCGCAGTAGCCGTACTGGGCCCAGCCGGCCAGGTCCGAGCGCTTCGCGGTCTCCCGTGAGCAGCCGCAGCCGACGGGGGTGGAGTCGACCACCCACACGTCGTCGCTCCACAGCGTCGTGTCCGTGGCCAGGATGCGGATCATGCCTGTGAGCAGGGCGGACGCGGCGCGCAGCCGCTTGTTGTAGCTGGACTGCTGGGGCACATAGGGGAACAGGCGGGTGAAGTCCCGGCGGACCCGGCGCAGCCAGCGCCGCTCGGAGGTGTAGCCCAGCAGCGCCGACAGCACCGCGAGCGTGAGCAGCTCGGCGTCGCTGAGCGTAGGCGCGATGCCGACCTTGGGCCGGACCGGGGCCAGCCACGGGGAAGCCTTCAACTCGTCGTCGATGCGGGCGTAGAGTGCCGTTGCGAGGGTGTCCAGGTTGTTCGTCACAGACTGACCATGGACGCCCTCGCTCCATGTCCGCAGGCGAACCCTTGGACTCATTCATCTAGGGGGCCCGGGGCCGGGCGTGTCGGGCGCGCCCGAGCGGGCGAGGGCAGCGCCCCGGCGCGATGGGGCACTCACGGGGGCCGTGAACGGGCGCGGCGTGGAGGAGTCGCCGTACGCGGTGCGGGGCTACGGCCCAGGGCACGCCTTGGACCCGGGTCGGACGGAGCGACGCGTGGGGGCCGCCACGGGCTCCCGGACGCAGGCAGCCGCGCGGGAACGGTTCGGGCACGCCGAAAGCGCGCGAGCGGGCCTGGTCGGCGCGGCCCATCGCACCCCGACACGGGCGAGGACCGCCAGCCCCCGGCACCCGGGAACCCGCGGCAACCTCCAAACACCGCAGCCCCCAAGCCCGGGCAACCAGGCCCGGACCGGCGCACCCGAAACACGCGAACAGGCACGGCCGGCACGGCCCACCACACCCCGACACGGGCGGCGATCGCCGGCCCCCGGCACCCGGGAACCCGCAGAAACCTCCGCACGCCGCAGCCCCAAGCCCGGGCAACCAGGCCCGGACCGGCGCACCCGAAACACGCGAACGGGC belongs to Streptantibioticus cattleyicolor NRRL 8057 = DSM 46488 and includes:
- the panC gene encoding pantoate--beta-alanine ligase, translating into MTQLVRTARELAAAVPSPNPAGRPRVAVVMTMGALHEGHATLIRTARERVPDGRVVVTVFVNPLQFGPGEDLDRYPRTLDADLEVARAAGADVVFAPSVAEVYPGGEPRVRITAGPMGERYEGASRPGHFDGMLTVVAKLLHLTRPDVAFFGQKDAQQLALIRRMAADLNFGVEIAAVPTVREPDGLALSSRNRYLTAAERTRALVLSRALFAGRDAVPHGPAAVRAAAADVLFGADGVGLDYLALIDPADFTEAPDDHTGPAVLAVAATVGTTRLIDNIPLEFPPDVAHRPRQAELGAAR
- a CDS encoding Rossmann-like and DUF2520 domain-containing protein codes for the protein MNTPRPTTSAGSRPARLAVGVVGAGRVGPALAAALQLAGHRPVAASGVSDASRRRAAALLPEVPLVDPARVLAMSDLVLLTVPDDALPDLVRGLAETGAVRPGQLVVHTSGRHGVAVLDPARRAGGLPLAIHPAMTFTGTAVDVQRLAGCPFGVTAPEELRLAAEALVVEMGGEPEWIPEEVRPLYHAALAIGSNHLVTLVAQARDLLTAAGVQNPGRMLGPLLGAALDNALRSGDDALTGPVARGDAGTVAAHITELRRHAPQTVASYLAMARATADRALANGTLKAEAAEALLGVLADGGPADGGTA
- a CDS encoding MFS transporter; the protein is MSTPETHLYPRRWQALTFIVIAQLMTALDGTIVNIALPTAQADLGISDANRQWVITAYALAFGGLLLLGGKIADQWGRKRTFLTGLAGFAVVSAIGGAATGGPALFIARAGQGAFAALLVPAALSLLASMFTEPKERAKAFGIYGAIAGAGGVLGVVMGGLLTEYATWRWTLLVNVPIAAVAFIGGARVIPEIKAAGPRTRLDIPGVVLSTAGLALLVYAFANAEHAGWSAPLTVVPGIAAVVLLAAFVLVQTKTKDPLLPLRIVTERNRAGAFLVAGLTVVALFADFLFLTYYFQTVLGYSALKTGLAFVPMGLGMIIGAVQLAARASIRFRPRTVMLSGLITAAAGMALLTLITPHTNYLAIVLPGVLLFGLGSGAALMPAVSMATHGVRPEDAGAASALVNTAQQIGGAVGIALLNTLAASATAGYLAGRTTTQAVQLDGLVHGYTTGFWWSVAVLLLAALLAAVLVNAKPPTQAEATGDGGTESAPALMH
- a CDS encoding CGNR zinc finger domain-containing protein encodes the protein MKETERVDVALPPAPGADRHLSLDFADSVATLPGDQGYDLLAVPDSAVRWLADHDLAQPDVEMHAVCAQRMRTLREHVRALFAAHVEGIVPPDRSVRALNEALTRVPAVPTLAWDAAQGAHRVQPHPTSQAVDHAFALLAADAADLLTGPDADRLAACGAPSCDRFLVRTHGRRHWCSTRCGDRVRAARARRSSTTEHVK
- a CDS encoding IS982 family transposase gives rise to the protein MTNNLDTLATALYARIDDELKASPWLAPVRPKVGIAPTLSDAELLTLAVLSALLGYTSERRWLRRVRRDFTRLFPYVPQQSSYNKRLRAASALLTGMIRILATDTTLWSDDVWVVDSTPVGCGCSRETAKRSDLAGWAQYGYCASHSRYFWGLRLHLVCTLSGLPVLFALTGAKADERETLRDMLDTAPDVAASHPGQTIIGDKNYYGREFELDLAERHLVLLRPARRGEAERSGAHLFKPLRQVIESINQTFKGQLDLERHGGKSPAGVVVRILSRILALTAVVWHNDKTDQPVKRSLIAYDH